Proteins from a genomic interval of Paenibacillus sp. RC334:
- a CDS encoding DMT family transporter: MKINKPFHPYILLFIAILSVSISSIMIKSSDTPTSVAGMYRLYISVIIMLPFVPWKMLRSLEMNKKDWSTVFLAGLFLGLYFLFWMESLVYTSVASSMVILSLQPLFVMMGSYFMFRERANILTILCLIAALFGSIIIAWGDIGVSKEALIGDGLSLLGTILVSAYMLAGQKVSHKIDANLYSVIVFFLGGSVMLIYNLLNNYSLIEYDSSDWMYFFLLAVIPTIFGQYIFNLLLKSMGATTVSVGIIGEPVLAIILAYLFLGEIISVFQFIGGMITLFGMGMYFWAKSLKYTVAKY, from the coding sequence ATGAAAATAAATAAACCGTTTCATCCGTATATTTTGCTATTCATTGCCATATTATCTGTTTCTATCTCTTCCATCATGATAAAATCCTCAGATACGCCAACCTCTGTGGCTGGAATGTACAGACTGTATATATCAGTAATAATAATGCTTCCTTTTGTACCCTGGAAAATGCTTCGATCCTTAGAGATGAACAAAAAAGATTGGAGTACCGTTTTCTTAGCTGGTCTTTTTCTCGGATTATATTTCTTATTTTGGATGGAATCTTTAGTATATACCTCAGTTGCGAGCTCCATGGTCATCTTATCATTACAGCCTTTATTTGTAATGATGGGTTCATACTTTATGTTCAGAGAACGAGCAAACATATTAACCATTCTTTGTTTGATCGCTGCTCTTTTCGGTTCAATCATTATAGCTTGGGGAGACATTGGGGTTTCCAAAGAGGCATTAATCGGAGATGGGTTATCTTTGTTAGGAACAATCTTGGTTTCAGCATATATGTTGGCAGGACAGAAAGTAAGTCACAAAATAGATGCAAATTTATATAGTGTTATTGTTTTTTTTCTGGGTGGCAGCGTCATGTTAATCTACAATTTGTTGAATAATTATTCCTTGATCGAATATGACTCGTCGGATTGGATGTATTTCTTTTTACTTGCAGTAATCCCAACTATTTTTGGACAATATATTTTTAATCTGTTGTTGAAATCAATGGGTGCAACTACTGTTTCAGTGGGCATTATTGGAGAACCTGTTCTCGCCATAATTCTCGCTTACTTATTCTTGGGAGAAATAATCTCTGTATTTCAATTCATAGGTGGAATGATAACTTTATTCGGTATGGGGATGTATTTTTGGGCAAAATCTTTAAAGTATACAGTTGCAAAATATTAA
- the csaA gene encoding chaperone CsaA, with translation MATIDDFLELDIRVGTIIKAEFFAEAKIPAIKLEIDFGQDIGIKTSSAQITKRYVAEDIIGEQIIGIVNFPPRRIAGFNSEVLVLGGIPEKGDVVLLKPDIKLPDGTPIG, from the coding sequence ATGGCAACGATTGATGATTTTTTGGAACTGGATATTCGAGTTGGAACAATAATTAAAGCTGAGTTTTTTGCAGAAGCAAAAATACCTGCTATTAAACTTGAGATTGATTTTGGACAAGATATTGGAATAAAAACATCAAGTGCACAAATTACAAAAAGATATGTGGCTGAAGATATTATAGGAGAACAAATAATAGGTATAGTCAACTTTCCTCCTCGACGGATAGCAGGCTTTAATTCAGAGGTATTAGTCCTTGGAGGAATACCCGAAAAAGGGGATGTGGTTCTGTTGAAACCAGATATTAAACTACCTGATGGAACACCTATTGGGTGA
- a CDS encoding Rrf2 family transcriptional regulator, with the protein MSTANRGIHIGPPRFKIAVHSVVWLAKSNSVLSSAMIASQVKSHATFMRRVMQSLTIAGIVESKGGREGGYILRKAPGLITLGDIYYAVNTDISESDFDIDCGDAAKQLDLELEKILYETEQHTIKYLSQFTIDDVANRIDFF; encoded by the coding sequence ATGAGTACAGCAAATCGTGGAATCCACATTGGTCCTCCCCGTTTTAAAATAGCCGTTCATTCTGTCGTATGGCTAGCAAAAAGTAACAGCGTTTTATCTAGTGCAATGATTGCGAGTCAAGTTAAATCGCATGCTACATTCATGAGAAGAGTCATGCAGTCTTTAACCATTGCAGGTATCGTGGAGTCAAAAGGTGGACGTGAGGGGGGCTACATTTTACGAAAAGCTCCCGGTCTAATTACTTTAGGTGATATTTATTATGCAGTAAATACGGATATATCAGAATCTGATTTTGATATTGATTGTGGAGATGCCGCTAAACAGCTTGATCTTGAATTGGAAAAAATTCTGTATGAAACTGAACAGCACACTATAAAATATTTGAGTCAGTTTACAATCGATGATGTCGCTAATCGTATAGATTTCTTTTAA
- a CDS encoding FMN-dependent NADH-azoreductase, with protein MSYYKGEITMSNVLFIKANDRPADQAVSVQMYETFLKTYKDTHSSDVITELDLFVENLPTYGNTVITGIYKLSQGYEITAEELEATTTSNRYLDQFLAADKVIIAFPLWNTMAPAPLVNYIAHISQVGKTFKFTAEGPVGLAGDKKVALLSARGGMYSIEPMASFESAVKPVKMNLGLFGIQTIDVIIEGHNQYKDRAEVIVKEGLQEVAKVASTF; from the coding sequence ATATCTTACTATAAGGGAGAAATTACTATGTCCAATGTACTTTTTATTAAAGCGAATGATCGTCCAGCAGATCAAGCAGTAAGTGTTCAGATGTATGAGACTTTTCTCAAGACTTATAAAGATACCCATTCTTCTGATGTAATTACTGAACTTGATTTGTTCGTAGAGAACCTTCCTACTTATGGGAATACTGTGATCACAGGCATCTATAAATTAAGTCAAGGTTATGAAATTACGGCAGAAGAGTTGGAAGCCACAACAACGTCCAATCGTTATCTGGATCAATTCCTTGCCGCAGATAAAGTAATCATTGCCTTTCCACTCTGGAACACCATGGCACCTGCACCGTTGGTCAACTACATCGCTCATATCTCCCAGGTTGGCAAAACATTTAAATTTACTGCTGAAGGTCCTGTTGGTCTTGCCGGTGATAAAAAAGTCGCATTGCTAAGCGCACGTGGAGGAATGTACTCCATAGAGCCGATGGCGTCCTTCGAATCAGCGGTTAAACCAGTGAAGATGAATCTTGGCCTTTTCGGAATTCAAACTATCGATGTTATTATTGAAGGACATAATCAGTACAAGGATCGTGCAGAGGTGATTGTAAAAGAAGGACTTCAAGAAGTGGCCAAAGTAGCATCAACGTTCTAA
- a CDS encoding LacI family DNA-binding transcriptional regulator, whose amino-acid sequence MPSIKDVANLAGVAVGTVSRVINNSGSVKPDTRRKVEEAIQELNYFPNEVARNFKMRKSKMVALLLPSIWHPFFSELAYYIEDELDREGFKLMLCNSGGKPEKELYYLDMLRQNKVAGIVGITYNDIENSVSNDIPILSIDRHFNKKITCVTSDNYEGGRLALRELVKAGAQKPAFMGSVTSVFSETMNRRKGFIDEAKKLGVDYVVYEKPDPIVDDEAYFGEFLSKRQDVDGIFAITDMFAAKYIERAGRQGIRVPKDVKVIGYDGIQDHPYFHPILSTIRQPVEEMARMTIRLLYKKIEGETLDQQVYRLPVVFKQGETT is encoded by the coding sequence ATGCCAAGTATTAAAGATGTAGCTAACTTAGCTGGCGTAGCTGTAGGAACTGTATCCCGAGTTATTAACAACTCGGGCTCTGTAAAACCAGATACACGCAGAAAAGTGGAGGAAGCTATACAAGAACTGAATTATTTTCCTAATGAAGTCGCTCGAAATTTCAAGATGAGGAAATCCAAGATGGTAGCCTTGCTGCTTCCAAGTATCTGGCATCCTTTTTTTTCTGAACTGGCTTATTACATTGAGGATGAGTTGGATCGGGAAGGCTTTAAGCTCATGTTATGTAATAGCGGCGGCAAGCCCGAAAAGGAACTGTATTATCTGGATATGCTACGGCAAAACAAAGTGGCTGGTATTGTCGGTATTACTTACAATGATATAGAGAATAGCGTAAGCAATGACATTCCGATTCTAAGTATTGATAGGCACTTCAACAAAAAAATTACCTGTGTGACCTCAGATAATTATGAGGGAGGCCGTCTAGCTTTGAGGGAACTTGTTAAAGCAGGGGCCCAGAAACCGGCTTTTATGGGAAGTGTAACTTCCGTTTTTAGTGAAACCATGAATCGAAGAAAAGGTTTCATTGATGAGGCGAAAAAATTAGGTGTAGACTATGTTGTATACGAGAAACCAGATCCTATTGTGGACGACGAAGCCTATTTTGGCGAATTTCTATCTAAGCGTCAGGATGTGGACGGCATTTTCGCTATTACCGATATGTTTGCCGCCAAATATATAGAAAGAGCAGGTAGGCAGGGTATTCGTGTTCCAAAAGATGTAAAGGTTATCGGCTACGACGGCATTCAGGATCATCCTTATTTTCATCCGATATTGTCTACAATCAGGCAGCCAGTGGAGGAGATGGCACGTATGACAATCAGACTGCTTTATAAGAAAATCGAAGGTGAAACTTTAGATCAGCAAGTGTATCGTCTCCCCGTTGTCTTCAAGCAAGGCGAAACTACATGA